The Astyanax mexicanus isolate ESR-SI-001 chromosome 4, AstMex3_surface, whole genome shotgun sequence genome segment AATGGATATTCGGTCCCGTCCTCTGCAAACTAGTGGGCAGCCTGTATTCGATCGGCTTCTCCAGCTCCATCTTGTTCCTCACCCTCATGACCTTCGATCGCTACCTGGCCGTGGTCCACGCCATCACGGCGGCCCAGAGCCGGCGGAGAGTGTACGCCGTTGCCTCGTCTGGAGCCGTCTGGCTCATCAGCATCCTGGCAAGCATCAAAGACATGGTCCTTTATGGCATGAGGGACAGCAAGACGGATGGCCTTCTGTGCGAGGAGACCGGCTATGGTCAGAAAACCATGCTTAAATGGCAGCTGTTGGGCTACTACCAGCAGTTCGGTGTATTTTTCCTGCTGCCCCTAATGATGGTCTTCTACTGCTACGGACGCATCACTGTCCGCATCGTCTCCACACGCATGAGGGAGAAGTGCAGGGCTGTCAAGCTTATCTTCGTCATAATCTTCACCTTCTTCATCTGCTGGACGCCCTACAACCTGGTCATCCTCCTGAAGGCAATCCGCTTGACCTCGGAGGACAACAGCTGCTCCAACAGCTTGGACTACGCCTTGTACGTCACGCGGAACTTCGCCTACCTGTACTGCTGCATCAGCCCGATCTTCTACACCTTTGTTGGGAAGAAGTTCCAGAACCACTTCCTCAGACTTCTGGCCAGGCACGTGCCATGCTTGAAGATAACCATCCTGTCCTCCCAGAGCAGCAGGACCACATCCTTCAAGAGCCCGAATACTGACTACTAAAACTGGGGAGACTCTAAAGTTGGGAGGAACTATCTTTATCTGCTTTGCTTTGCCAGCAAAGAGTGTTGAATGCTGATATTGATCAGCATTGCTTTTTTCACCTACTGGTGCTTGAGAACATGAACAAATATTGCATATAAAAATGATTGATTTGTTGCGCAGGGTTGGAATGTCCACTCTAACTAAGCCTTCAGAGAAGAACATTGCGACAGACATTGCTGCCATTCAGTGCTCTTGCCATTTAATGCTCAAAAAAAGATGTGAGAAGGTTAGAAGGGAAAAGGTAAAGCTGTATTCTTCTAAAGTTCATTTGATTCAAACTTCTAAGAGAAACCTATCTGTTATCTATTTTCTTAAAACcgcatattttttttacaatgtgtgtgtgtgtttcgcaAGTGCTACGAAACCTGTGTCATTTTCATGTGTGTTTCACAAATACTGTGAAACTGCTTGAGTGGAAGCTGAGTCAAAAAAAAGGAGCGTAGGAGGAAGTTGGGTAACACAGTGTTAAATCCTTATACTtgtgtatgttttatgtttttgtggtTGCCACATACTGCCAGAACTGCAGCTTCAGCATGTTGAGAGTGATGGTGCAGAAGGACACCgttgatcagccataacattagcaccacagACAGTGAAATGTAAAGTGAAAAAGGTTGCTTGTCTAAAGTGGCATCTGaaatatcacaagatttattttaatccagtgttgcattcatttaataatttttcaccaagatcttgcagcagcattgatgatggtagagtctgaccactgcacaaagcctctcttctccatccagcacatcccaaagattctcagtgagattaagatctgaactctgtggtgaactctctctcaatccatgtgtgaaaatgatgatctcatgctccctgaaccctgaactctttcacaattccagcacaaaaatccattgatccaggaataacctggtctatatgcagtatattcaggtattgaggtcagctgacctcattctttcagcacatactgttgctgaacctaaacctgcagaccaactgcagcatcaatcaACCCCATATTTACtaacttaaatccaggtggagactttgtTTTTGGCCAGGCACTGTATTAGACAGGAAGCGAAGGGTAAGACTTAAAAGAGTTTAGTGATAAAAGCATGAAAAAGGGTCAAATTTACTTGATAAGAGCCAATTTATGATGGATAAATTTGTCTGATTGAGGCAGAAACAGTAGaactgcaacaattagtcgacaaaATCAACTTTTTGATACAATCTGATTGTAAGGGCTGCTCACTCACTTAGTTCACTTAAATACAGTACATAGTATGTTATAGAAACTTTGGTATGTTATGTCAAATTAGTAAAAGTGGTACAACATGCACTAGAACAGGAATTGTGCTCATAGGAGACAGTAATTCAGAAAGGTGGTGGAAACAGATTTATTGACTTAAATTGACTTAAATGTAAATTTCAGTCAATATTTTGGAGGTATTTGGAggttattatcttatttttagaGAATATTATCAGGCACTGTGTTAAAGTCTGTCAGAAAGTCAGAAATGACTGCATGCACTTTGTGCTAAATAACATGCATTCTGtcagaaaaagtatgttagcagtaAGTTAGATTAAGTTCAGAGCATTCACAcctatattttattctttttaaaactattatttttatattcaaggtgtttttgtagattttctgcaGATTTATTAAGAGTGGTTGTAAACCTGCTTACTGGCACGCCTAAAACCATTGAACCGCATCCGCTGGAGACCTTTTTTTCTGTGGTTTAAAGCAATCGCATGAGCTGAACTTTAAAATCTGTTAACCACAGAACTCTGAGGCCTAATTAACCTACTGACTCCTGCAGTGCTGGATGTTTCCTTTAGAGAAGCCTATTTCTGCAGTCATGTTGACATCCAGTGGGGGGAATAAGGTGAATTAATGACAAATTAAAACAGTTTTGCATCTGTATTTGCAGCTAGTAAATAATAGCTACTTTTGCTCATTTGTACTTGAGTCCAGAATTAATGTGTCTATActtctttttatgtatttttatagaaCAGGCTAACTCTTttgtttttatatactttttgttACTAATTCTTTGTCATTATCTTTTAATTCTCATTGTTATGTACAAAAAAAGGATTGGGACACCCActcactgtttcttctgaaaataAGAGGATTAaaatttgttggagtaactgtctctactttccaGAGATATAATCTTTCTATTATCAtactttttgcactataaggcacacttaaaatccttattttttccaaaaatcatcagtgtgtcttatgtatgaattttaccagtcaggtaataaggttatacaggagtttcagtttagttctgttattggcctgtagcctgctgctaaccccagctagcactgctggagcagcattaacattaacgTAGACTGCCAGTTTACCGCGTTAAAACAAGCagcgtgggacgaaccgctagctaatatcaccctggcttaccggaacactcagggtttcctcagtgtagcgctgttgggctgcattagccgctaatcgctagCACTAGCTGTtagctggctaatgctaattcttcagccttagtgctggagaaatgtaggtgtctaagcttactgtaaacaaatggaagcactttaatcacccaaataaacagttttcaggagaggaataagtgtaaatataaacatccagagctcgtttgactttgaaagaaagtgtttttttaagaattacagttttgtttacttagcttagcttagccttacttaacttagttaagctACCCCACCACCAACACttagcggtgagacctgctgaattagaaggaaaacatggcaacacccctgttccttactagtgtcacataatgcgccttatattctGGTGAgccaatagaacagaaaatacatttttattcttaTCCGATTATATGGTAAAAGATTTAGAAAAAGTTCTGTAAGGagtatttgattgtattcagtgacaaAAGAAAAAGCAttactgaggtcaggatgttaaAGAATCATGCCAAAAGCATTGAAACACTTTTCTTAATGTTAGTGCATCAATGAGGGCAGCTTAagtgtgttttctttccttttatgatttttttttttacgttgtaaATTATATATCAaagattatattatatacaggaatgcatgtgaaattattttgtaaacaaaaagtgttaaacaaacctgaatatattttatactttagattcttctaaatgaaggtagagtcacctggaatagttttctcaacgtcttgaaagaaggagttcctggaggtgctgaacaatagttgctgcttttccttcacgctgtgaagctccagctcaatcccaattaaatcacctcaaatcaccatctcagttcatcaggttaagGTCTGGGGACTGTGGAGGTCAaacattatttttactgttttataaatatatatatatatatatatatatatatatatatatatatatatatatacatacattacaaAACTTACAAAACCAATTTTCTGACAAGCTAAAATGGAACTGTTGATACACTGATATGAGTCCAGTGCAAATTTGGGGTTATTCAGTCGTTTTTTTGTTAAATTCTCatttctcagaaaatgttaagTTCTCCATTTCTCTACTGCACCGTTTAAATTCAGCCTGCAGTTAAATTAGAAACATTAGAGGcttttttttacccatttaaaATTTAACAATGGTTATAGTGTAGTAG includes the following:
- the ccr12a gene encoding chemokine (C-C motif) receptor 12a — translated: MKKPQFSLNLNFGFFVFFLLFAGNFQTCEAMDLDYVNNFFDEYNSTEDNNEDYVKDRPVTLCEKSDVNRFGAKFLPVFYFFNFLLSLLGNGLVLCIIYKFEKLSTVTNIFLLNLVISDLLFASSLPFWAVYHSSQWIFGPVLCKLVGSLYSIGFSSSILFLTLMTFDRYLAVVHAITAAQSRRRVYAVASSGAVWLISILASIKDMVLYGMRDSKTDGLLCEETGYGQKTMLKWQLLGYYQQFGVFFLLPLMMVFYCYGRITVRIVSTRMREKCRAVKLIFVIIFTFFICWTPYNLVILLKAIRLTSEDNSCSNSLDYALYVTRNFAYLYCCISPIFYTFVGKKFQNHFLRLLARHVPCLKITILSSQSSRTTSFKSPNTDY